In Hoplias malabaricus isolate fHopMal1 chromosome 18, fHopMal1.hap1, whole genome shotgun sequence, the genomic window gtcgtaaacgtcgtaacgtgaacttcgtgtttggtgtgtgcggcgcggcggaagaatacacggttacgcggctcgggaccgaggaggataggtgttaggataggatcagtgcttacagtatgtacgtatgttccgacttacaccgaaaaacggtttacgacgtgacgtaggaacggatcaacgtcgtaagtcgaggtcCCCCTGTAAGCTGTTCATACAGAATTCCAGATTCCTATGGGAAAGATAAGGAACTGGTGTAAAGTGGATTACCGGTTTAATTGGAGACATTGTTTTAATAGGTTGTATGCGAGAGGAAAAACAAATCTAAAGAAGTGAAAGAGAAGATCAAAGAATATTTGGAAGGTAAGTTGCTTGAAAAACAGGAAGTAGACTTGTGTTGTTGAAGAGCAATGCATTGACTGATTATAACCCTTTGCTACAGATCGTTTTTTCGTGCCTTTGCTGAGGGCTACAGACAACACTCTTAACCCCATCATTGGTGCACCGTGGGCTCCTggctcctctgagtgtgttgaacCATCACTTAACCCTGGGCTGGTGGATGATCCCAAAAACCCAGTGATGACTATTAGGGCGTTTGCAGGCCCTCTGAATGCATTGAAGGTAACATGTAAATTGTTAGCATTTATGTTCAGCATTTATCTGACAGCAAACACCTGTTTGTTTATAAACCTTTGAAggaaaattatattttgtacTTTGAAGCAAGATATATTTTGATGTTGATGGTTTGTGTATGACTATATTTTATCCTGACTTTTTCATTTCGGAAACATTTGTGCTACAGGATGTTACTGTTTTCCTAATTAAGCTCTCTTCTACAGGCTGAGGAGTTTCACAAGTTGTGGAAAGTGCCACCCCGCAACCGAGCAAAATATTTCcatgacattttaaaatcagaCCCAGATCGAGGAGCGGAGAGAGTGGGAAGGTATGCAGTAAGACTTTGGAATTACTGACTTATTTAAAATTGTACACAGAATTACAGCTGACAGTGTTTGTCCACAGGGAGTTGGCGCATGAGGTGGGGTGCCCCTGGGCTGAGTACTGGGGCTTCCTGAACTGCTTCATGGACCTTTCTTTGGGCGAAGGGTTGAATATGTTGGAGGTGTATTTGCACAAGAGCTTAGGTATTTTAACAAGCTATGCTACATacttttgtctttatttatttatagaaacCATACCACATACGTAGACTGTGGTTGTCTGCCATCATTTGGAATTCATTGACAGTACGATTAAAACAGGGCATTAGATTGAAAGATCTATTTTCTTGTACTTCTTGCAGGACATAAAAAAGAACCTAGTTCTGTCTCCGAGACATTTCTGGATGACCATCTGCACAGTCCTTCTGGGACACCGTGTGATGGCTGGACTGAGGAAAACAGCCCCAGGTCTTTCCATAAAAAGTCCCCTGTGTGTGACCTGCTGCAGGAGTTTGAGAGGGTTTCTATGAGCCAGGCTTCTGAGAGTACAGTGGATTCTGGGTTGGGTTGTCTTGCTGGTTCTGCGAGAAAAGATGGCCAGAGCTCTTTCAGAGAGTGGGAGTGGACAGATGATGTTGATTCTAGCTCGGAGGAGTACTACACAGCAGATGAGGATACAGATGCCCTCTGTCAGGAAAATGGAAATGGGATTTTGGTCCAAAAATCTCCCTGGTGTTGTGGAGATGGGGATTTAAACAACTCCTGGTCTTCCGATTCTTCCTACAAATCCACGTCCAGTACACCTGAAGAGACGAAAACGACAGAAGAATgctgggaaaacatttttctaGCAGGGTAAGCTATTACTGTGTCAGAACTATTTTAGTGACGTAAATAAAGCATCTTAGTTAATAGACTCTTTCAATTTCCATTTGTTTGCAGTGAATCTCCATCAAAACTGGACAACGATGTACTTCTGGCTTTGACCAGAGTGGACATTGATGAGCAGCTGTTTCCCTGCGTTACCAAATGGCAGAAAACTGTTCTGAGTTATCCTGAATCTCAAAGACAGAGGTGAGGTTTTGCCTCGTTGTCTTCCTCAGGCACCTGTATTTAGGGTGCATCATTTACTGTGTAAAGCATAATAGAGCTGTGTTACTCCTTTTACAGATGGCCAAACGTTTCAGTGATAAACACGCCTCTGGAGAACCAGACGTCAACCCCTCGCAGGCTTACAGCAGCCTGGTTAACAGGATCTCCCAGCTTTCTAAACATAAAGAAATTCATCCCTGGATCATGTGTTTATAACAGCACACCCAGCAGCCCTCCACCAACAGCTAATCATTGAATATGCCTCACACTTTCTTTGATTATGAACTTTAAGGAGTGATTTTGAAACTCAGAGTTCACTTCCCAGGTCAGTACTTCAACCATTTTGTAAAACATTAACATACAAAACCAAAAAGTTTATATAATACAACTGATGCACTAGGGATGTAAATGCCTCCcaaagttattcattcattatctgtaagcacttatccagttcagggtcacggtgggttcagagcctacctggaatcattgggcgcatggcgggaatacaccctggagggggcgccagtccttcacagggcaacacagacacagagacacacacacacacacacacacacacacacacatctacggacacttttgagtagccaatccacctactaacatgtgtttttggactgtgggaaaccggagcacctggaggaaacccacgcagacacagggagaacacaccacactcctcacagacagtcacccggaggaaacccacacagacacagggagaacacaccacactcctcacagacagtcacctggaggaaacccatgcagacacagggagaacacaccacactcctcacagacagtcacctggaggaaacccacacagacacagggagaacccaccacactcctcacagacagtcacccggaggaaacccacacagacacagggagaacacaccacactcctcacagacagtcacctggaggaaacccatgcagacacagggagaacacaccacactcctcacagacagtcacctggaggaaacccatgcagacacagggagaacacacaccacactcctcacagacagtcacccggagcgggaatcccagcactacctgctgcgccaccgtgccgccctcttcCCAAAGttagtttatatttaattgTTGCGTATTGGAAAGCTCTTAAATGAAGGAATTAATatagaaataattttaaaaacctctaaaacaacaaaatgtCTTCAATGTCCAAATAATTGCCTCAATTTGTTTTTTGTGATATTTGAAcccatctcttttttttttgtcttttttgttgtGTGGACATTTAATGGTGTTAGATCAGTAGATATTAATGGGTAATAAAATCTTCtctacattcatttacattcagtTTATTACTTTCTCCTCCTGTGATGTTAAAGTTTGCAGATACGTGGATTTGTTGATCGCGATGATATCTTTGTACACTTTGTGAACGAGGAACAATTCTGGCAATAATTTAATGACAATTGTCACACACTGAAATGAAATTTTTTCATTTGCCAATTTGTAATAAAAGCTGGTTGTGCCTTATTTACTCAGTAGGGTTTACATCCCATTTGGGAGTTTCTAATTCGTCCAGACGTTTTAATGGTCATTGTATTTTTCCTTAGCTTGCTCTGTTCGAGATTATGACACTTAATATAAACAGCATGGATCCACTACTTCCATATGGCTGTAGTTATTGGTTATACAAGGtttgtaatataatatattctgtataattttataataaataaagcacTTATTGTATTTGCATGGTAATTGTGCTGTCTGTTTTGTCTTGTATTGCACCTGTATTATATTTCTCATGTTGTTGTTCGCTAATGGAAGTGTGCTTACTGAATGTGAAAACTCTCTTCTTTTGTGACTTGACCTCAtttcttttctgttgttttactAAGGTGCTCTTACAGGTTGTTTCCTGGAACAAGAGCAACATACAAAATATCTCCAAACGTTTGTACACGCCACTTTATAATTCAAAGTGCACCCACTGTGGAAACACGTTCAATTTGCATGTGAAAATTGAATAGAAAAACGAGATTAATCGGGATTCTCTGGAACAGATTCACATGGCCCAATAGCAAGTGACGGCTTAGAGAGCCATAAATCCTCCCAagactgggctgtggagcagtgaaactgttaACTGGGGTGATGGAGTAGCACCCAGTACCTAGAGTGGCACTTGTGGTCCAGAATCACAACGTCAATCATCAGCATCAGTAGCTGATTTTACTAAGGCTCTGGTCGCAGAATCCAAATGAGCCCTCACACAAATGTTCAAACATTTAGAGTGAATCCATACTTTCCTGGAACAAACAACCTCTTAATACATTCAAAAGAAAACtttgatgagcaggtgtccacaaacgttTAACAATGTAGGGCAAATGCAGTGACAATATTTATATGTatctgttaatgtgtgtgttttgagagtGTATAGAACCCTATGCTTGGCGGTAAGGGTTAATTACCAGTTGCATTGAGATGGGTGTTTATCATTGAAACAAAGGTGTGACGTTTACTGCAGTCTTGCAGTTTATTATGTAGACCACCAGAGGGAGCTGCACTTTCTGCAGATCAGCTTTGACTTTaaggatttaaaaaatgaatatgcAATGACATATATCTGCATATTAGATTTAATTAGAGCTGTGTTTTTGAATACACAATATACAGAAATGTGTATATTGGGGCTTATTGCGTTGGGACTTTAGCTGATAGCTGATGCCTGACATATTGGGCATAAAGAGCTTAGGTTGGCGcccattttcattttatatttcagtggAATTCGTTGCTCCCTTCAAATCCTTTTAGAAATATTGAAATTATGAAGGCCACCAAAATACTGTATTTACCAGTAGACAGATTTTCTAATTTGAAACActcaaattcaaatattttggTTGAATAGATGGACACTATCAATTATCTGTTTTATAAAGTgtctattttaattaaaatcattataTAGCAGTATTTTCACAGCTCCTTATATAGGCAGCAATATCAAGTCAGCTTAGTGAGTATTGAGACCGAGCCAACGTATTTTTCCAGTAAAACCCTAAACCGCTTAATCACTTCTGATTTGTGGTTGGTGGGTGCTCGTGGTGCCACGCCTCAATCGGTCACAAACCACGCCTACCTCAATATATACCACGCCCCTTTGTACAAACCACGCCCCCTTCGGACACTATTCCACGCCCCCGGTGTTTCCCCCCTCAGGAAAGTGGATGTATTTACGGTGAGAGCAGTGGGGTCcaagctgtgtttgtgtccgGTTCTCCTCGGCCCTCCTCGGTGTTTACGGACCTTCCTCGGCTGCGGGAGCATGCGCCGAGGTGTATGCGGTGAAGGCGCAGAGTTTGCGGGGTTTTTTTGGCCTGAAACAGAGGCAGAATGCCCAGCGGCTCCTCGCAAAGGCTTTCAGCCGCAGCGTTTATCCCCGTCTCCATCACCGCAGCGCTGCTCTCCGCCGCCTCCACCGGCTTCTTCGTCTTCACGTAAGTTCCCTACTTCCCTCGTCAGTTTACCTCAGAGATAAGAGTCTGAGCACATGTTGGGACCCCCACTTTTAAATACActtgtgtacatttttaaaattaatacaaGTCCTCATACTCTACAGAGAACGCATTAATTcacttgttgtgtgtgtttatttgctaaatatGTGCTCAAACCATGGCCAAATACAGTATTATGCACAATtcagttgtgtttttttctattttccCTTGTATTTAAAGCAGGTATGCtaagaacaataaaaacatCCTCCTAAAATTAGTACAACACTGCCATATTCAAATATGTGGCCTGTAGAGAATGTGTTttgacttattttcacttagaaactCAAGAAAACTTCTTTGAGGTACCCAATCTTTTGCATCCTGTCCTGATTCTCACCTGTTGTGATTTGTGTATGTCACGTATTTCATCGTGAGCAGTGTAATCTTTTTCTCAACATGTTTGTATCTAATGTGTAATAACCAGCAAACATCCACCTTCCCCCTTCATCAGAGATGGAGCCCTGGATGCTTTACGAGGCGTAAACCAGTTAGatatgtgtttgagtgaagCTAGGTATGTGCAAAACAACATCTGCTTTCTACCATAGCCTTCTGTAGAAGGTTCTCTAGAAGTCATGGCCAGCCCTAGCACAGTCAGCGCTTAGAAAACTAAACTTTTATTGCTGTCTGGTCATGAGATACTAGTTTACAGACATCACAATCAATCAGTTGAACAAGGTTTTATAAAAAGTGACTTATTAAAAGCCACATATTGATCTAATCTTGGCTGtgcatttccactttgaaacttCAGTGGAactctaggtagtatttttccttgaaattacagcttcaaagtcattgtggtGCTTCACTAACCTGTCGTAGGGAGAATAGgccctctgtctttgctactgtGGGCTCAGCATgacagaaactacactatgtaacttttggaaaagGGTAAGAATTATTAgtcttatttttttatgtgttatTTAGCTTTACTTGAAAAGGAAAAACTTTTTGGACATAAAAACTTTAGTTAACAAAGCACTGATGTTAACATTACTCCACAACGTTTATAGACTgccttttatttactttaacgTCCAGTCAAAACTGCCTTTAAAGGCtcagcaccagcgatatgaaagtgtcaaacaaataaatacagtggaatttgagttcctaacttgtgtttattgagagtcagaaaacacgttatttcttactaattgaaggaataaggtttaaaagaccgttggtcccccccccccccaacggtgttgggaaactctaataggcgtcttgcctgtgacgtagatggtggacaacaactctagaagctgcacttaatttaatgcaaaatgacgaaaaggtgtgttgtttttggctgcaatcattcaatgtacagtgggacatctgtgcacaaatggcccaaagatcccaaaatatccagaaaatggactacatttctcaactttaaacgggcactttggaaaggatcATCctctcactccgttatctgtagctcatttcattggcgcttttccaacaatatgggcatgtaaggacaccaacgaaaagtgttcaagagcctctgtaacatggaggtaaacagggtaaggacactcacttcgcctgttttagttggtgttagttaacgttagcttgactcgctaaactcggtgtctcagattatactcggctacgtagctgcattacggaggtttatagtgtcggaggaattcgagttcgacttcgatcacatttacaagaataacggtacctctacatttgagtttagcttattgctaggctatt contains:
- the LOC136674229 gene encoding ankyrin repeat and LEM domain-containing protein 2 isoform X1 gives rise to the protein MEAVLSRLQTLTPDELREEITRAGLKCGPITATTRSLFEKKLARTLVESQGDCGTTEFDSGAEPTQPTKAHLEDTRSEREDLNSSAQSLDDVSQESSPESPSIFYGVLPPVDDPFLNNGALHVYVDRQKALKAVLKMKGARFKAFSSREDAENFAKGVCDGGLSPSKFSAEKSHTTSPAAEKSVNLEMANMERANEFKSPRTQDLTAKLRKAVENGDEEDFRKLVWSNPRYLIGSGDNPTIVQEGCRYNVLHVAAKENQPEMARLILETLENPEFMCRMYPDDQEEMLWERIDYIVDLYLNTPDKVNNETPLHFACKFGCSEVVNVLCSHPAIDKNCRNKYGQKPSNVVCERKNKSKEVKEKIKEYLEDRFFVPLLRATDNTLNPIIGAPWAPGSSECVEPSLNPGLVDDPKNPVMTIRAFAGPLNALKAEEFHKLWKVPPRNRAKYFHDILKSDPDRGAERVGRELAHEVGCPWAEYWGFLNCFMDLSLGEGLNMLEVYLHKSLGHKKEPSSVSETFLDDHLHSPSGTPCDGWTEENSPRSFHKKSPVCDLLQEFERVSMSQASESTVDSGLGCLAGSARKDGQSSFREWEWTDDVDSSSEEYYTADEDTDALCQENGNGILVQKSPWCCGDGDLNNSWSSDSSYKSTSSTPEETKTTEECWENIFLAGESPSKLDNDVLLALTRVDIDEQLFPCVTKWQKTVLSYPESQRQRWPNVSVINTPLENQTSTPRRLTAAWLTGSPSFLNIKKFIPGSCVYNSTPSSPPPTANH
- the LOC136674229 gene encoding ankyrin repeat and LEM domain-containing protein 2 isoform X2, whose amino-acid sequence is MEAVLSRLQTLTPDELREEITRAGLKCGPITATTRSLFEKKLARTLVESQGDCGTTEFDSGAEPTQPTKAHLEDTRSEREDLNSSAQSLDDVSQESSPESPSIFYGVLPPVDDPFLNNGALHVYVDRQKALKAVLKMKGARFKAFSSREDAENFAKGVCDGGLSPSKFSAEKSHTTSPAEKSVNLEMANMERANEFKSPRTQDLTAKLRKAVENGDEEDFRKLVWSNPRYLIGSGDNPTIVQEGCRYNVLHVAAKENQPEMARLILETLENPEFMCRMYPDDQEEMLWERIDYIVDLYLNTPDKVNNETPLHFACKFGCSEVVNVLCSHPAIDKNCRNKYGQKPSNVVCERKNKSKEVKEKIKEYLEDRFFVPLLRATDNTLNPIIGAPWAPGSSECVEPSLNPGLVDDPKNPVMTIRAFAGPLNALKAEEFHKLWKVPPRNRAKYFHDILKSDPDRGAERVGRELAHEVGCPWAEYWGFLNCFMDLSLGEGLNMLEVYLHKSLGHKKEPSSVSETFLDDHLHSPSGTPCDGWTEENSPRSFHKKSPVCDLLQEFERVSMSQASESTVDSGLGCLAGSARKDGQSSFREWEWTDDVDSSSEEYYTADEDTDALCQENGNGILVQKSPWCCGDGDLNNSWSSDSSYKSTSSTPEETKTTEECWENIFLAGESPSKLDNDVLLALTRVDIDEQLFPCVTKWQKTVLSYPESQRQRWPNVSVINTPLENQTSTPRRLTAAWLTGSPSFLNIKKFIPGSCVYNSTPSSPPPTANH